The following proteins are encoded in a genomic region of Opitutus sp.:
- a CDS encoding MBL fold metallo-hydrolase, protein MDVIFLGTGTSQGVPMIACDCAVCTSTDPRNQRTRCSIHLIMDGLRIQVDAAPEFRLQCLREKIEWIDFFVLTHGHADHIAGMDDLRRYCDLLGNAAMPVYSTEEGMTRIRAMYPYAIADKPISKGYVAFKLQSMPARIELPQGTIESTLLPHGGVNTLGLVFTERSSGVKFSYYTDCKLVTSEAVALAKGSAVVVLDGLRPDPHPTHMSIAEALQAAEAIGSPRTYLTHLTHLTGHVEWAEKLPLGVEFAYDGLRLSL, encoded by the coding sequence ATGGACGTGATCTTTCTCGGCACCGGCACTTCGCAAGGCGTTCCCATGATCGCCTGTGACTGCGCCGTTTGCACGTCCACGGATCCACGCAACCAGCGCACGCGTTGCTCCATCCATTTGATCATGGACGGGTTGCGTATCCAGGTGGACGCAGCCCCCGAGTTTCGGCTCCAGTGCCTGCGTGAGAAAATCGAGTGGATCGATTTTTTCGTGCTCACCCACGGTCATGCCGACCATATCGCCGGCATGGACGACCTGCGCCGTTACTGTGACCTGCTCGGCAATGCCGCGATGCCGGTGTATTCGACCGAGGAGGGCATGACGCGCATTCGCGCCATGTACCCCTACGCGATCGCCGATAAGCCTATTTCCAAGGGCTACGTCGCCTTTAAACTGCAGTCCATGCCCGCGCGCATCGAGTTGCCTCAGGGGACCATCGAATCCACCCTGCTGCCGCACGGCGGCGTCAACACCCTTGGGCTGGTTTTCACCGAGCGGAGCAGCGGGGTTAAGTTTTCTTATTATACCGACTGTAAGCTGGTTACCAGCGAGGCTGTGGCCTTGGCCAAGGGCTCGGCCGTGGTGGTGTTGGACGGCCTGCGCCCCGATCCGCACCCCACGCATATGAGCATCGCGGAGGCGCTGCAGGCCGCCGAGGCAATCGGCTCGCCGCGGACCTATTTGACGCATTTGACCCACCTCACCGGCCATGTCGAATGGGCCGAGAAGTTGCCCTTGGGCGTGGAGTTTGCCTACGACGGCCTGCGGCTTTCGCTGTAA